ATCTGCCGCCGTGCGGAGTGTCAGGCTGGCGTTCCCGGCCACTGGGCAACGACTGCGGCGGCGGGAATCCTGTCGTCGACGAGCAGATCGATCAGGTCATTGAGGAGTGCTTCGAGATCGCTGCGGCCAGCAAGCTCGTAGTGTTTGTTGACCACCCTGTCGTCGGCCAAGCGGACCGTTGCCAGCTCTGCCTCGCCGGTGCCCCAGATCATGATCTCAGCAAGCCACGCCGAAGACTCGAGCTCGGTGCTCACGACGGGCTTGCCGTGATTCGGTTCGACCGAGCGCGTGTGCCAGCGCATCTCCAGCCGCGCCCAGGTCTCGGCTCGGGCCGAGACAGCAGCCGAGAGCGCCTCGAGAGGAAACGGCACGCCCGCGACTATTGCACGCCTCTCACCGGTAGCCGGCCGACATCCGGATCTGCCGCGATCCGCGCGGCGAATCGCCAACCGGAGTTGCCGAATAGCGTGTGCGACTACTCGCTGATCAGATTCGCGAGACCGCGGGCCGCGAACTTCCGCACCCCCTCGTCAGGGTCGGGAAGCAGTCCGCAATGTTGGTTCGGCTGCCAGCCGCCTTCGAGCGGACCACCAGGGACGACGCGGCGCCGTACCCGACGGTGCCGCGCCACCGTCCCCGCGCGGACTACGCCGTCCCGGCCGCGCGGCCGGCGACGATGTCTACCGCCTCGACCAGGCTCTCCGCGCCGGCCAGGCCCCGGTCGCGAAGCTCGTCGGGGTCGATCCCCCGTGCCCGCACCGCGTCGGCGAAGTGCGCGAGGTCCTTGCGCATCAGGCCCTGTAGGTGCCCGGCGATGTCCAGGGTGATCTCGGTGGCCAGCGCGCTCAGCACGAAGCTGGCGCCGCTGCTCACCGAGATCGCCCGGACCAGCGCCTTGATGTCCAGCTTCAGGGCGCTGGCGATGCGTAACATGTCGGCCGCGTTCTTCAGGTTGCTCATGGTCATCGCGTTGTTCAGCAGCTTCGTCAACTGCCCGGTGCCCACCGGCCCGAGGTGCACGACCGTGCGGGAGAACGTCTCGAAAACCGGCCGGCACCGCTGGAACGCCTCGGGGTCGCCGCCGACGAACGTGGTCAGCGTCCGCCCCCGAGCGCCGGGCCCG
The window above is part of the Micromonospora inositola genome. Proteins encoded here:
- a CDS encoding NAD(P)-dependent oxidoreductase produces the protein MTAAGFIGLGDQGAPMARAVAGGGYDLHVWARRPASLEALTGTTYTGHDSVAELAAAVDVLLLCLRDDADIADLLEHRRLLDGLRPGSVVVNHGTGDPGANVALGERFAAHGVAYLDAPVSGGGPGARGRTLTTFVGGDPEAFQRCRPVFETFSRTVVHLGPVGTGQLTKLLNNAMTMSNLKNAADMLRIASALKLDIKALVRAISVSSGASFVLSALATEITLDIAGHLQGLMRKDLAHFADAVRARGIDPDELRDRGLAGAESLVEAVDIVAGRAAGTA